In one window of Nocardia brasiliensis DNA:
- a CDS encoding ABC transporter permease, which produces MAANPMRKVALRNLAAHKVRLALTLLSVVLGTAFIAGSFVFTDTLQRTFDGIFAGQAKGVDVRISPKEQQGLGVPNNIVDELAKYPGVRTVAPSVNGVLVLLTPDGKKAVQTGGAPTFGQSYLPPERAVAEPNKFVEGVPPTGPGEIAINSGGAQRAGLKVGDRTKILVPSAPDPIDVTVTGLYQMPSDTGGLIGLLFDDAQARKLFTDGLHVAYVDLAATGISGDELRDNLSAALPGFKVQNGDQVREDMKKQISDALNFINYFLLAFGAIALIVGTFIIYNTFSMIVAQRLRELALLRAVGASRRQVGSSVVAEAFVIGLVGSAVGLVGGIGLAYGLAGVLNAFDLGLPTGSMTVLPRTIGVGLLVGLAVTMISAYAPARRAAKIPPVEAMREEFAAAGDSLRVRTLVGALLAVAGTVLVVLGAQSTGGNAALTVGIGALALILAVLLCAPALSRPVVGGLGVVVRPFGPIGRMARNNAARNPRRTAATAFALTLGLMLVTAIGMLGASAKASVGVLVDKGVKSEYVLSSQQLIGVPFGAADAVRKSVPQVADVVELRRVGFKLGADDQIGGTSPNGKLDQALNYEILRGTDTLGAGDMLVSQDEADERGWKVGQEVTLTSFDGKKVPLTVTGVYRKTPLLGSLVVSPEIYRDVMPVNFQSNVVVLVTAAPGADLAQLRTDLERAAEPFPVVQVQDHEEFKGAQGKQINTLLAILYGLLALAVVIAILGIVNTLALSVVERRREIGMLRAVGMQRAQVRRTIYLESMLIAVFGAIVGMLLGLGLGVGFLRTLRDLGLDQIAIPWSQLVLVLISSAVVGVLAALWPGVRAARTPPLAAIADL; this is translated from the coding sequence ATGGCCGCGAATCCGATGCGCAAGGTTGCGCTGCGCAACCTGGCCGCGCACAAGGTGCGGCTCGCGCTCACGCTGTTGTCGGTGGTGCTCGGGACCGCGTTCATCGCGGGGTCGTTCGTGTTCACCGACACGCTGCAGCGCACCTTCGACGGCATCTTCGCGGGCCAGGCCAAGGGCGTCGACGTGCGGATCAGCCCCAAAGAGCAACAGGGGCTGGGCGTTCCGAACAACATCGTCGACGAGCTGGCCAAGTACCCTGGCGTGCGCACGGTCGCGCCGAGCGTCAACGGCGTGCTGGTGCTGCTCACCCCCGACGGCAAGAAGGCGGTGCAGACCGGCGGCGCGCCCACCTTCGGCCAGTCCTACCTGCCGCCCGAGCGGGCCGTCGCGGAGCCGAACAAGTTCGTCGAGGGGGTGCCGCCCACCGGGCCGGGGGAGATCGCGATCAACTCCGGCGGCGCCCAGCGAGCCGGGCTGAAGGTCGGTGACCGCACCAAGATCCTGGTCCCGTCCGCGCCCGACCCGATCGACGTCACGGTCACCGGCCTGTACCAGATGCCTTCGGACACCGGCGGATTGATCGGCCTGCTGTTCGACGACGCCCAGGCGCGCAAGCTGTTCACCGACGGGCTGCACGTGGCCTACGTCGATCTCGCGGCCACCGGCATCTCCGGCGACGAACTGCGCGACAACCTGTCCGCGGCGTTGCCCGGCTTCAAGGTGCAAAACGGTGATCAGGTGCGCGAGGACATGAAGAAGCAGATCTCCGACGCGCTCAACTTCATCAACTACTTCCTGCTCGCCTTCGGCGCGATCGCGCTGATCGTCGGCACGTTCATCATCTACAACACCTTCTCCATGATCGTCGCACAGCGCTTGCGCGAACTCGCGCTGCTGCGCGCCGTCGGGGCCAGCAGGCGACAGGTGGGCAGCTCGGTGGTCGCGGAGGCGTTCGTCATCGGATTGGTCGGCAGCGCGGTGGGTTTGGTCGGCGGCATCGGGCTGGCCTACGGGCTGGCCGGGGTGCTCAACGCGTTCGATCTCGGCCTGCCGACCGGCTCGATGACGGTGCTGCCGCGCACCATCGGCGTCGGGCTGCTTGTCGGTCTCGCGGTGACGATGATCAGTGCCTACGCACCGGCGCGGCGCGCCGCGAAGATTCCGCCGGTCGAGGCGATGCGCGAGGAGTTCGCCGCCGCCGGCGACTCGTTGCGGGTCCGCACACTGGTCGGCGCGCTGCTCGCGGTGGCGGGCACCGTGCTCGTCGTGCTCGGCGCGCAGTCCACCGGCGGCAACGCCGCGCTCACCGTCGGCATCGGCGCGCTCGCGCTGATCCTCGCGGTGTTGCTGTGCGCACCGGCGCTGTCGCGTCCGGTGGTGGGCGGGCTCGGCGTCGTGGTGCGGCCGTTCGGACCGATCGGGCGGATGGCGCGCAACAATGCCGCGCGCAATCCGCGCCGTACTGCCGCAACGGCTTTCGCGCTCACGCTGGGGCTGATGCTGGTGACCGCGATCGGCATGCTCGGCGCCTCGGCGAAGGCGAGCGTCGGCGTGCTGGTGGACAAGGGCGTGAAGTCCGAGTACGTGCTGTCCAGTCAGCAGCTCATCGGCGTGCCCTTCGGCGCCGCCGACGCGGTGCGCAAGTCGGTGCCCCAGGTGGCGGACGTGGTCGAGTTGCGGCGGGTCGGCTTCAAGCTGGGCGCGGACGACCAGATCGGCGGAACCTCGCCGAACGGCAAGCTCGATCAGGCCCTGAACTACGAGATCCTGCGAGGCACCGACACTCTCGGGGCCGGGGACATGCTGGTGTCGCAGGACGAGGCCGACGAACGCGGCTGGAAGGTGGGCCAGGAGGTCACGCTGACCAGCTTCGACGGCAAGAAGGTGCCGCTGACGGTGACCGGCGTCTATCGCAAGACCCCGCTGCTCGGCTCGCTCGTCGTGTCGCCCGAGATCTATCGGGACGTGATGCCGGTGAACTTCCAGAGCAACGTGGTCGTGCTGGTCACCGCGGCACCGGGGGCGGATCTGGCACAGCTGCGCACGGATCTGGAGCGGGCGGCCGAGCCGTTCCCGGTGGTCCAGGTGCAGGATCACGAGGAATTCAAAGGCGCGCAAGGTAAACAGATCAACACCCTGCTGGCGATCCTGTACGGTCTGCTCGCCCTCGCGGTGGTGATCGCCATCCTCGGCATCGTCAACACCTTGGCATTGTCGGTGGTGGAGCGCAGGCGGGAGATCGGCATGCTGCGCGCGGTCGGCATGCAACGGGCGCAGGTGCGCCGGACCATCTACCTGGAATCGATGTTGATCGCGGTGTTCGGCGCGATCGTCGGCATGCTGCTGGGATTGGGCCTCGGTGTCGGTTTCCTGCGGACGCTGCGCGATCTCGGGCTGGATCAGATCGCCATCCCCTGGTCGCAGTTGGTGCTCGTCCTGATCAGCTCCGCGGTGGTCGGTGTGCTCGCCGCGCTCTGGCCCGGCGTGCGGGCCGCGCGCACGCCACCCCTGGCCGCGATCGCCGACCTCTAG
- a CDS encoding ABC transporter ATP-binding protein, with product MTSQALGAEAADVAAPASVAARAIDLVKVYGSGDTQVRALDGVSAEFAKGEFTAIMGPSGSGKSTLMHCLAGLDSASTGTVRIGDTDLAGLSDKQMTRLRRDRIGFVFQAFNLVPTLTALENITLPLDIAGRKPDQAWLDTVLKRLGLTDRLTHRPSELSGGQQQRVACARALAGKPEIIFGDEPTGNLDSRASGEVLSILRAAVDEFGQTVVIVTHEPHAAAYADRVVFLADGRIVDELREPTSETVLDRMKALEQA from the coding sequence ATGACTTCGCAAGCTTTGGGCGCCGAGGCCGCCGACGTGGCGGCGCCGGCCTCGGTCGCGGCCCGCGCTATCGACCTGGTCAAGGTCTATGGGTCAGGAGATACGCAGGTCCGCGCCCTGGACGGGGTGTCGGCCGAGTTCGCGAAGGGGGAATTCACGGCGATCATGGGCCCGTCCGGGTCCGGCAAATCGACGCTGATGCACTGCCTGGCCGGGCTCGACAGTGCCAGTACCGGCACCGTGCGCATCGGTGACACCGACCTGGCCGGCCTGTCCGACAAGCAGATGACCAGGCTGCGCAGGGACCGGATCGGGTTCGTCTTCCAGGCGTTCAACCTGGTGCCGACGCTGACCGCGCTGGAGAACATCACGCTGCCGCTCGACATCGCGGGCCGCAAGCCGGATCAGGCGTGGCTGGACACCGTGCTGAAGCGGCTCGGCCTCACCGACCGGCTCACCCACCGGCCCAGCGAACTGTCCGGCGGGCAGCAGCAGCGGGTGGCCTGTGCCCGCGCGCTCGCGGGCAAGCCGGAGATCATCTTCGGCGACGAGCCGACCGGCAACCTGGACTCGCGCGCCTCGGGGGAGGTGCTGTCCATCCTGCGGGCCGCGGTGGACGAGTTCGGTCAGACCGTGGTGATCGTGACGCACGAGCCGCACGCTGCCGCCTACGCCGATCGCGTGGTGTTCCTCGCCGACGGTCGCATCGTCGACGAGTTGCGCGAGCCGACCTCCGAGACCGTGCTCGATCGGATGAAGGCGCTGGAGCAGGCGTGA
- a CDS encoding MarR family winged helix-turn-helix transcriptional regulator produces MDDSTAPAALEELARLVRRASQELDRAIAGCLGEASVARWHVLATVADGAGHPMAHLAEATLLTGASLTRLIDGMIADNLVHRKVDEVDRRRVLVFPTRRGLLAYRTMNSALAEGGLDTLGAAKGRLAKSLVTLIGQLNAQPVVQ; encoded by the coding sequence GTGGACGATAGCACCGCCCCCGCCGCGCTGGAGGAGTTGGCGCGACTCGTGCGCAGGGCGTCACAGGAGTTGGACCGGGCCATCGCGGGCTGTCTCGGCGAAGCCTCGGTCGCGCGCTGGCACGTGCTGGCGACGGTGGCCGACGGTGCCGGTCATCCGATGGCGCACCTGGCCGAGGCCACCCTGCTCACCGGTGCCAGCCTGACCCGTCTGATCGACGGGATGATCGCCGACAATCTCGTGCACCGCAAGGTCGACGAGGTGGACCGGCGCCGGGTGCTGGTGTTTCCGACGCGGCGCGGACTGCTCGCCTATCGGACGATGAACAGCGCGCTGGCCGAGGGCGGCCTGGACACCCTCGGCGCGGCCAAGGGGCGTTTGGCCAAGTCACTGGTCACTCTGATCGGTCAATTGAACGCTCAACCCGTCGTGCAATAA
- a CDS encoding substrate-binding domain-containing protein, whose product MDIALVVPLSGPAGMFGPSCEACAALAVADINAMGGILDRPVRLHPVDAGAPLPVLSATIDRMVGAGLVDGVVGWHLSNARKVITPRTAGRVPYVYTTFYEGGEDADGVYMVGETPEQQLFPALRWLRTEHGIRRWCVVGNDYVWPRETARAAREFAASTDIDILGETFVPLGGRDFRQALSLVRTAPAQGVLLFMVGADCAAFNRAFAKAGLDADLVRLSMMIGEDVLYAGGAGSTRGLFTASGYFESVVSAAGMDFGARYLREFGPAAPALNNIGESCYEGLLLFASLAEAARSLDLRAIERHAPRVSYGGPRGEVRVRGAHTTQPVYLADADALEFSVRAELSSSNS is encoded by the coding sequence GTGGACATCGCGCTCGTTGTGCCGTTGAGCGGGCCCGCGGGGATGTTCGGCCCCTCCTGTGAGGCCTGCGCCGCCCTCGCCGTCGCCGACATCAATGCCATGGGCGGGATTCTCGACCGGCCGGTGCGGCTGCATCCGGTGGACGCGGGCGCGCCGCTGCCGGTGCTCAGCGCGACGATCGATCGCATGGTCGGCGCGGGACTGGTCGACGGCGTCGTCGGCTGGCATCTGTCCAACGCGCGCAAGGTGATCACGCCGCGCACCGCGGGGCGGGTGCCCTACGTCTATACGACGTTCTACGAGGGCGGCGAGGATGCCGACGGCGTCTACATGGTGGGCGAGACACCTGAGCAGCAGCTGTTCCCAGCGCTGCGCTGGCTGCGCACCGAGCACGGCATCCGCCGCTGGTGCGTGGTCGGCAACGACTATGTCTGGCCACGCGAAACCGCCAGGGCAGCCAGGGAATTCGCGGCGTCCACCGATATCGACATTCTCGGCGAGACCTTCGTGCCGCTGGGCGGCCGCGACTTCCGGCAGGCCCTGTCACTCGTGCGCACCGCCCCGGCGCAGGGCGTGCTGCTGTTCATGGTCGGCGCGGACTGCGCGGCGTTCAATCGCGCCTTCGCCAAGGCCGGGCTCGACGCGGACCTGGTGCGGCTGAGCATGATGATCGGCGAGGACGTGCTTTACGCGGGAGGCGCCGGCAGCACCCGCGGATTATTCACCGCCAGTGGCTATTTCGAGAGCGTGGTGTCGGCGGCGGGGATGGATTTCGGTGCCCGCTACCTGCGCGAGTTCGGGCCGGCCGCGCCCGCGCTGAACAACATCGGCGAATCCTGCTACGAGGGCCTGCTGTTGTTCGCGTCGCTGGCCGAGGCCGCCCGCAGTCTCGACCTGCGCGCCATCGAACGTCATGCGCCCCGGGTGAGTTACGGCGGCCCGCGCGGCGAGGTACGCGTGCGCGGCGCGCACACCACCCAGCCGGTCTATCTGGCCGATGCCGACGCGCTCGAGTTCAGCGTGCGGGCCGAGCTGAGCTCGTCGAACTCGTAA
- a CDS encoding FmdB family zinc ribbon protein codes for MPLYRFHCMACGGFDLAFPMAEVPGAAPCPDCAADSRRQFGGGALIRPGAAATRLLDATGRTATEPAVVSAPPRRSAPVTRNPLHRKLPRP; via the coding sequence GTGCCCCTCTATCGGTTCCACTGCATGGCGTGTGGCGGCTTCGATCTCGCGTTCCCCATGGCCGAGGTCCCCGGTGCCGCACCGTGCCCGGACTGCGCCGCGGACAGCAGACGACAGTTCGGCGGCGGCGCGCTGATCCGGCCCGGCGCGGCCGCAACCCGGCTGCTCGACGCCACCGGGCGCACCGCGACCGAGCCCGCGGTGGTCTCGGCACCGCCCCGGCGTTCAGCGCCAGTGACTCGAAATCCCCTGCACCGCAAGCTTCCCCGACCCTGA
- the fmdA gene encoding formamidase, whose product MPELLFPLDSTKRFTDQRLVGHNRWHPDIPAAVTVKPGDEFRVHVREWFDGAIHNDDSAEDVLNAPLSTVHCLSGPFAIEGARPGDLLIVDILDIGPIPQEDSGPLAGQGWGYTGIFPTDNGGGFLTEHFPDAYKAIWDFSGQTTTSRHIPGVKFTGMTHPGLMGTAPSAALLSTWNAREGALIATDPQRVPPLALPPEPRDAVLGSLTGAEFDRAAAEAARTAPPRENGGNQDIKNFTRGSRVFYPVFVEGANLSVGDLHFSQGDGEITFCGAIEMGGFIDLRVDLIKNGMQLYGVAENAIFVPGNSGPTYSEYLAFSGTSVTLGGEQRYLDAQLSFERACLHAIDYLTKFGYTPEQAYLLLGAAPIEGRFSGVVDIPNSCATVYIPTAIFDFPVLPTAAGPHRIDPGAGAPHAVR is encoded by the coding sequence GTGCCAGAACTGCTGTTTCCGCTCGACTCCACCAAACGATTCACCGACCAGCGGCTCGTCGGCCACAACCGCTGGCATCCCGACATCCCGGCCGCGGTGACCGTCAAACCAGGCGACGAGTTCCGGGTGCACGTGCGCGAATGGTTCGACGGAGCCATCCACAACGACGATTCCGCCGAAGACGTGCTCAACGCCCCGCTCAGCACGGTGCACTGCCTGTCGGGTCCGTTCGCGATCGAGGGCGCGCGACCCGGCGACCTGCTCATCGTGGACATCCTGGACATCGGCCCCATCCCGCAGGAGGATTCGGGGCCGCTGGCCGGACAGGGCTGGGGTTACACCGGCATCTTCCCCACCGACAACGGCGGCGGCTTCCTCACCGAGCACTTCCCCGACGCCTACAAGGCGATCTGGGACTTCAGCGGGCAGACCACCACCTCCCGGCACATCCCCGGGGTGAAGTTCACCGGCATGACCCACCCCGGCCTGATGGGCACCGCCCCGTCGGCCGCACTGCTGTCGACCTGGAACGCGCGTGAGGGCGCGCTGATCGCCACCGACCCGCAGCGGGTGCCGCCGCTGGCATTGCCACCCGAACCACGCGACGCCGTCCTCGGCAGCCTGACCGGCGCCGAGTTCGACCGCGCCGCCGCCGAGGCCGCGCGCACCGCGCCGCCCCGGGAGAACGGCGGCAACCAGGACATCAAGAACTTCACCCGCGGCAGCAGGGTGTTCTATCCGGTGTTCGTGGAGGGAGCCAACCTCTCGGTCGGCGACCTGCACTTCTCCCAGGGCGACGGCGAGATCACCTTCTGCGGCGCCATCGAGATGGGCGGCTTCATCGATCTGCGGGTCGATCTCATCAAGAACGGCATGCAGCTCTACGGCGTCGCCGAGAACGCCATCTTCGTTCCGGGCAATTCGGGCCCCACCTATTCGGAGTACCTCGCCTTCTCCGGCACCTCGGTCACCCTCGGCGGCGAGCAGCGCTACCTGGACGCGCAGCTGTCCTTCGAACGAGCCTGCCTGCACGCCATCGACTACCTCACCAAATTCGGTTACACCCCGGAACAGGCATATCTGCTGCTCGGCGCGGCCCCGATCGAGGGTCGATTCTCCGGTGTCGTCGACATTCCCAATTCCTGTGCCACGGTATATATCCCGACCGCGATCTTCGATTTCCCGGTACTGCCGACGGCGGCGGGACCGCACCGGATCGACCCGGGCGCGGGAGCGCCGCACGCCGTGCGCTGA
- the cqsA gene encoding alpha-hydroxyketone-type quorum-sensing autoinducer synthase, which produces MDLTIAERIQLRVERFHSDRIGQWGGRHLLHSRTPRYGDIVLRSNDYLALTGDPRIAHAVRTALRSAPTGGSTPSVYLHGAHPQVVLERALAEHLRAPAGVLCQSGWAAGVGLLQSISDAETPVYIDQFANMSLWRGARAAGSPTYSFRHNFPGHLRELIRAHGPGIIAVDAIYGNNGSRCPLTQFCEIADETDSVLVVDESHAAGTDGPAGAGMVAALGLTERVPYRIISLSKAFAGRAGFVAANSTDFVDYFKMESHPSMFSSTLLPHEIAGLAATLEVIRLDNWRRQRLRELATTIRRSLTTLEFDLEGSASHIVALQAGPDLRGAAIRDFLEARGIFAALLCPPATSRDRALVRLGLHAGLTDSQVERIMAACTELRAHFGPTPPMASRPIPTAAAGSTGRP; this is translated from the coding sequence ATGGATCTGACCATCGCCGAACGGATCCAGCTGCGCGTCGAAAGATTTCATTCGGACAGAATCGGCCAGTGGGGCGGGCGGCACCTGCTGCACAGCCGCACCCCCAGGTACGGCGACATCGTGCTCCGCAGCAACGACTATCTGGCGCTCACCGGTGACCCCCGCATCGCGCACGCGGTACGGACCGCGTTGCGCTCGGCGCCGACCGGTGGCTCAACCCCGAGCGTCTACCTGCACGGCGCACACCCGCAGGTGGTGCTCGAACGCGCGCTCGCCGAGCATCTGCGTGCCCCCGCGGGCGTGCTCTGCCAATCCGGCTGGGCGGCAGGCGTCGGCCTGCTGCAATCGATCTCCGATGCCGAAACACCGGTGTACATCGACCAATTCGCGAACATGTCGCTCTGGCGCGGCGCCCGCGCCGCGGGGTCGCCGACCTATTCGTTCCGGCACAACTTTCCCGGCCACCTCCGTGAGCTGATCCGCGCGCACGGGCCGGGCATCATCGCGGTGGACGCCATCTACGGCAACAACGGCAGCCGCTGCCCGCTCACCCAGTTCTGCGAGATCGCCGACGAAACCGACAGCGTGCTGGTGGTCGACGAATCACACGCGGCAGGCACCGACGGCCCCGCCGGCGCGGGCATGGTCGCCGCGCTCGGCCTCACCGAGCGGGTGCCGTACCGAATCATCAGCCTGTCCAAGGCCTTCGCGGGGCGGGCCGGTTTCGTCGCCGCGAACAGCACCGACTTCGTCGACTATTTCAAGATGGAGTCGCATCCATCGATGTTCTCCTCGACCCTGCTCCCGCACGAGATCGCCGGGCTGGCAGCGACACTCGAGGTGATCCGGCTGGACAACTGGCGCAGGCAGCGGCTACGCGAGCTCGCCACCACCATCCGCCGGTCGCTGACCACCCTCGAATTCGACCTGGAAGGCTCGGCGAGCCACATCGTCGCGCTGCAGGCCGGGCCGGACCTGCGCGGCGCGGCAATCCGCGACTTCCTGGAGGCCCGTGGCATTTTCGCCGCGCTGCTGTGCCCGCCCGCGACCTCCCGCGACCGCGCACTGGTGCGGCTCGGCCTGCACGCGGGGCTCACCGATTCCCAGGTGGAGCGAATCATGGCGGCCTGCACCGAGCTTCGCGCCCACTTCGGCCCGACCCCGCCCATGGCGTCCCGGCCGATCCCGACCGCGGCGGCGGGATCGACCGGTCGCCCATGA
- a CDS encoding hydroxymethylglutaryl-CoA lyase, which translates to MSAAVLRDVTLRDGLQLTGKVLPVRRKVEVVRRLLALGVPELEIGSMARPDLVPPMANTMELVAALTPQELQRCWVWVATPRHVEQAAAAGVRNFQYCFSVSDAHNKANIGRTTEDSVAAMPDAVRLAESVGGSIQLCLATSFTCPFDGPVDPERVLAIAADPRTAGAADIVIADTLGQAGPAEVAALITAVRTRTPRRRIVFHGHDTWGMGVANTLAAVGAGATMVDGSLGGLGGCPFAPGASGNTSTEDILFATRPDWFTPATLAGLVELAEGVLAELGEPNRSRTAEGARSKAEAFAWVIPQAG; encoded by the coding sequence ATGAGCGCCGCGGTACTGCGCGACGTGACGCTGCGCGACGGCTTACAGCTCACCGGCAAAGTGCTGCCGGTGCGGCGCAAGGTGGAGGTGGTGCGGCGGCTGCTCGCGCTCGGCGTGCCGGAACTGGAGATCGGTTCCATGGCGCGACCCGATCTGGTGCCGCCGATGGCCAACACCATGGAGCTGGTGGCCGCGCTGACTCCGCAAGAGCTGCAACGCTGTTGGGTGTGGGTGGCCACGCCTCGGCACGTGGAGCAGGCGGCCGCGGCGGGGGTGCGCAACTTCCAGTACTGCTTCTCGGTGTCGGACGCGCACAACAAGGCCAATATCGGCCGCACCACCGAGGACAGTGTCGCGGCCATGCCCGACGCGGTGCGCCTGGCCGAGTCGGTCGGCGGCTCGATCCAGCTGTGCCTGGCGACCAGCTTCACCTGCCCGTTCGACGGACCGGTCGATCCGGAGCGGGTGCTCGCGATCGCCGCCGATCCGCGCACGGCGGGCGCGGCCGACATCGTGATCGCCGATACGCTCGGGCAGGCAGGCCCGGCCGAGGTGGCCGCGTTGATCACCGCGGTGCGCACGCGAACACCGCGGCGCCGCATCGTCTTCCACGGCCACGACACCTGGGGGATGGGCGTCGCGAACACGTTGGCCGCGGTGGGCGCGGGCGCGACGATGGTCGACGGCTCGCTCGGCGGGCTCGGCGGCTGCCCGTTCGCGCCCGGCGCGAGCGGCAATACCTCCACCGAGGACATCCTTTTCGCCACCCGTCCCGACTGGTTCACCCCTGCCACGCTCGCGGGGCTGGTCGAGCTGGCCGAGGGCGTCTTGGCCGAACTCGGCGAGCCGAATCGCTCGCGGACCGCGGAAGGAGCGCGTTCCAAGGCCGAGGCGTTCGCCTGGGTCATCCCGCAGGCCGGGTAG
- a CDS encoding CaiB/BaiF CoA transferase family protein, which translates to MSIRPLDGVRVLELGNYIAAPTAGRILGDFGAEVIKVERPKAGDELRNWRLYGGDTSMLYRTVNRNKKSITLDLRTEAGRGVVLDLLRESDVLLENFRPGMLEKWGLGPEVLDRINANLVITRISGYGQTGPHASRPGFAAVAEAVGGLRELMGEPDRPPVRTGVSIGDSIAGVYAAFGTVMALFQRERVPADADPIPLRERIIDVALNETILSMMESLVPDYLAYGIQRERVGGLVEGIAPSNAYPCGDGVSIIIGGNGDAIFQRYMQVIGRPDLAADPELQDNAGRWRNHERLDTAIAEWTARHTRADALKLLEAAGIPCGPIYTAADIVADEQYKARNMIQPFSVDVGAPEPKTVGFTGIVPVIGEQSLPIRNVGPDLGEHTREVLSGLLGMSEAEIDALEAS; encoded by the coding sequence ATGAGTATTCGGCCGTTGGATGGGGTTCGCGTCCTGGAGCTGGGCAATTACATTGCCGCGCCGACCGCCGGGCGGATCCTCGGTGACTTCGGCGCCGAGGTGATCAAGGTGGAGCGGCCCAAGGCCGGGGACGAGCTGCGCAACTGGCGGCTCTACGGCGGCGACACCTCGATGCTGTACCGCACGGTGAACCGGAACAAGAAGTCGATCACGCTGGATCTGCGCACCGAGGCCGGTCGCGGCGTGGTGCTGGATCTGCTCCGCGAGTCCGATGTGCTGCTGGAGAACTTCCGGCCCGGCATGCTGGAGAAGTGGGGACTCGGGCCGGAGGTGCTCGATCGCATCAATGCGAATCTGGTGATCACCCGGATCTCCGGCTACGGGCAGACCGGCCCGCACGCGTCCCGTCCTGGATTCGCCGCCGTGGCCGAGGCGGTCGGCGGATTACGCGAGCTGATGGGTGAACCGGACCGGCCGCCGGTGCGCACCGGGGTGTCCATCGGTGATTCGATCGCCGGGGTGTACGCCGCGTTCGGCACGGTGATGGCGCTGTTCCAGCGCGAGCGGGTGCCCGCGGACGCGGACCCGATTCCGTTGCGGGAGCGGATCATCGACGTCGCGCTGAACGAGACGATCCTGTCGATGATGGAGTCGCTGGTGCCGGACTACCTGGCCTACGGCATCCAGCGGGAGCGGGTCGGCGGCCTGGTGGAGGGCATCGCGCCGAGCAACGCCTACCCGTGCGGCGACGGCGTCAGCATCATCATCGGCGGCAACGGCGACGCCATCTTCCAGCGCTACATGCAGGTGATCGGCAGGCCCGACCTGGCCGCCGACCCGGAACTGCAGGACAACGCCGGGCGCTGGCGCAACCACGAACGTCTGGACACCGCGATCGCCGAATGGACCGCCAGGCACACCCGCGCCGACGCACTGAAATTGCTGGAGGCCGCGGGCATTCCGTGCGGCCCGATCTACACCGCGGCGGATATCGTCGCCGACGAACAGTACAAGGCTCGCAACATGATTCAACCGTTCTCGGTGGATGTCGGTGCGCCGGAACCGAAGACGGTCGGGTTCACCGGTATCGTTCCGGTGATCGGCGAACAGTCCCTGCCCATCCGCAATGTCGGTCCCGACCTGGGCGAGCACACCCGCGAGGTGCTGTCCGGGCTGCTCGGCATGAGCGAGGCCGAGATCGACGCGTTGGAGGCCTCATGA
- a CDS encoding TauD/TfdA dioxygenase family protein, whose translation MVIAAAHSTAVVTRLGAHIGARVDNVRLGGEVDAPTVAVIRRALVEHKVIFFREQRHLDEDGQYEFARLLGSPTTPHPTVTSHGVKSLAIDSEHGRANSWHTDVTFVDRIPKASILRAVHLPSYGGSTTWASTVAAYESLPEPLRRLAESLRAVHTNVYDYAARSAEPPRPNTQAYRAEFESSYYETEHPVVRVHPETGERALLLGHFVKHFVGLSTGESQALLRLFQDRVTRLEHTTRWNWAPGDVAIWDNRATQHYAIDDYDDQPRKLTRITLAGDIPVAVDGTPSKIIAGNAEHYSVIDRPTRLAS comes from the coding sequence ATGGTGATCGCGGCTGCTCATTCCACCGCCGTGGTGACACGGCTCGGCGCGCATATCGGTGCGCGGGTCGACAATGTTCGGCTCGGCGGTGAGGTGGACGCGCCGACCGTCGCGGTGATCCGGCGCGCGCTGGTCGAGCACAAGGTGATCTTCTTTCGTGAACAGCGGCACCTGGACGAGGACGGGCAGTACGAGTTCGCGCGACTGCTCGGCAGCCCGACCACGCCGCACCCCACGGTCACCTCGCACGGCGTCAAGAGTCTGGCGATCGATTCCGAGCACGGGCGGGCCAACAGCTGGCACACCGATGTGACGTTCGTCGACCGCATCCCGAAGGCCTCGATCCTGCGGGCGGTGCACCTGCCGAGCTACGGCGGATCGACGACGTGGGCCTCCACGGTGGCGGCCTACGAGTCGCTGCCGGAACCGCTGCGGCGGCTCGCGGAGAGCCTGCGCGCGGTGCACACGAACGTCTACGACTACGCGGCCCGCAGCGCCGAACCGCCGCGGCCGAATACGCAGGCTTACCGCGCCGAATTCGAGTCCAGCTACTACGAGACCGAGCATCCGGTGGTCCGGGTGCACCCGGAGACCGGTGAACGGGCCCTGCTGCTCGGGCATTTCGTGAAGCATTTCGTGGGGCTGTCCACCGGCGAATCGCAGGCGCTGTTGCGGCTGTTCCAGGATCGGGTCACCCGCCTCGAGCACACCACCCGCTGGAACTGGGCTCCCGGCGATGTCGCGATCTGGGACAACCGCGCCACCCAGCACTACGCGATCGACGACTACGACGACCAGCCGCGCAAACTCACCCGCATCACCCTCGCCGGTGACATTCCGGTGGCGGTCGACGGCACGCCGAGCAAGATCATCGCGGGCAACGCCGAGCACTACTCGGTCATCGACCGGCCGACCCGCCTCGCCTCCTGA